Part of the Halodesulfovibrio aestuarii DSM 17919 = ATCC 29578 genome, AGTAGATTTTTTTGCTTCAATCGGTTGTGCTTCTCGAGCTGGCTGCATTAACGCACCAGCGTAATCCACAATTTGCTTCGATGAACGGTAGTTTTCAAAAAGCTGGATTGTATTCAGCGACGGAAGTTCTTTGCTCAAGTACGCTTCTACGCCGCCGTGTGCACCTCTGAAGCCATAAATAGATTGATCCGGATCACCGATACCGAAGAAGCCCTGCCCATTCTGTTCATCTTGCGATACAAGCTCCCGCACAACTGCAAGTTGCAACGGGGATAAATCCTGAATTTCATCAACGAGAACATGCGTCCACTGGCGAACAAAGACGTTGTTACGCAAAGACTCAAGCCAAAACTCTAGAAGATCGGTATAATCTGCAAGGTTCCATGAATTTTTTAAACTTGAATAATTATTGTATGCAGCCTGCTGCTCAACCGGACACTCTTCCATACGTTCACGGCATAACGAGATTATTTCCCACGACTTTTTGCACTGCTGTTTACTTGCATCCGCATTAGCTTCTCCAAACACACGCTTAGAACTTTCCTCAGAAAGCAACGTCGGAGCATCTGAATAAGAATTTTGCCAGTATTCAAAAGCAAGGCCATGCAACGTATCTGCGCGAGGGATGGATAATTCGTTTTGAACAGAATCTGCAAGTCGTGTTGTCAATTCCTGCGCGGCGCGACGTGTAAAGGTAAGTGCAAGGATTTGTCTCGCTTTAACACCTGCCTCAAGCAAGTGTTCAATGCGTCCAATAAGCGTACGGGTCTTACCCGTTCCCGGCCCCGCCAGAACAAGCACTGGCTCAGGTGCTGAAGTAATCGCCAATTGCTGTGCTTCATTGTATCTAATACGCTCTGGCTCTTCCTGCCGCTGCTGCACGGCAGCCTCAAAAACAGGCGTTATGGAAGCCTCCTCTTCCGGAGTCAATCCACTTACTTTTTCCGGCACATCAATAAGCGACTTTCCGTGCTTAAATTCGTCACGCTCCTTTTGGGAAAAAACACGAACCACACCATATTCGCCATCAAACCCGGGTTGACGCAGTACGTCACCTCTGCGCATTCTTCCTACAGCTTCAGCAAGAAGAGGATGAACCTTTTTAATATCTTCTTCCGGCACATCCCGCAGAATAGCCATTTCTGAACCGAGCTTAGGGATTGCTTCCGCATACAGCGTCATGACTTTTTTTGTCTTAGGCCCTACCCCCAACACTTCACCCATCAGTTCCGGAAGCGGTATCAATGAGCTGAAGTCACCGGCCTTGGCTGGCTGCTTGGGTGTATCCCTGTCCGCAAGAGAGAGCACTCTATGCAACACACCCACAGTTAACGGCTTGCCGCATACAGGGCAAATTCCGTCACGGGTTAATGTTTCTCTAGGCTCCATCACAACATTACACTTGCGATGGCCGTCTAAATGATATTTTCCTTCTTCAGGAAAAAATTCCATTGTACCAAGAAACTTATGTCCCAGCCCTTCGCCACGCAAACTGCGGTACATGCCTTCAAAGGATATGTCGCCGGCAAACAGGTTACATTCACGCCCAAGTTTGTCGCCGGAATGGGCGTCAGAATTTGATACGAGAGCAAAGCGATCAAGAGCGCTCCATAACCAGTTCATTTCCGGATCTGATGAAAGACCTGTTTCAAGTGCAAAAATTTCTGAGGCATAGTCGCCGAAGCACTCTTCTATTGTGTCAAACCCAGATTTTGAGCCAAACAGAGAGAACCACGGTGTCCATATATGAGCAGGAATAAGGAAAGCAAGGGGATGGGTATCAAGCACGAGGTCGAGGATATCACGAGAATCCATCCCGAGAATAGGGCGTCCGTCTGATGTAATATTACCGATCTCGCCGAGACGATTGCTAAATTTTCGAGCAGCTTCAAACGTAGGCATGTAAACAAGGTTATGAACTTTCCGAACCTTGCCGCCACGTTTGTAAATTGAACTGATTTCCCCCTGCAGCATAAACAATGATCGGCCATTCATGGGGGTATCGCCAAAACGCGGAATCTCTTTGCCTAGGTCTGTTGTGTCTTTCAACCGAAACAATCCGCTCTGGCTGTCTTCGACGAGCTGGTCTTCTAACTCGTCCAGCCATTCTGGATGGGTACAATCCCCCGTTCCAAGAACATCAAGTCCCTTTACCTCCGCCCATGCTGCCAAATGACGTGGCGTCAACTTTTTACTGGTTGCACGGGAAAATCGGGAATGAATATGCAAATCGGCACGAAACTGTTTCATGGAGTAACTATCCTAGCTTTAAGCCGTTGATTGTCAAACGCAGACAGAAAAGAAATCCTTCCGTTCCATACATGTATCAGAGGAACACTACCTAGACAATTCCGTAACTTATTCGTTTTTTATGGCTCAACCTTTTGAAACTTATGCACTATGCGGCTTTTGCACTCTAAGCGTTATTTTCTTTTTTGTCTTCGGCAACCAGAGCACCTTTGAAATAAAAGAATTCTCAAAACCTTCCAAAGACTTTTATGAACATCACGGCTTAAACATCACAAAAAAGGGCTACCCTTCAAATGAAGGACAGCCCTTTTACTATTCAAGACAGTACAGTAAAACAGGTAAAGCTACAGCTTGCCCAAGAAATCTTTAAGACGCGGATGCTTCGGATTAGAGAAAAACTCGTCCGGAGCTTCTTCTTCCTGAATCACGCCGTCAGCAATAAAGATTACGCGGTCCGCAACCTCACGGGCAAAGCCCATTTCGTGGGTTACTACCACCATGGTCATGCCTTCGTCTGCGAGCTTTTTCATAACATCAAGAACTTCACCTACAAGCTCTGGGTCAAGCGCGGAAGTCGGTTCATCAAAAAGAATCACTTTCGGATTCATTGCCAACGAACGTGCAATTGCCACACGCTGTTTCTGACCACCGGAAAGCTGATCCGGATATGCAGCAGCTTTGTCCGGCAAACCAACTTTATCAAGCAGACTCAGTGCAATCTTATCCGCTTCTGCTTTGTCCATCTTACGAACTTTTATCAACCCGATGGTGATGTTCTGCAGAACAGACAGGTGCGGGAACAGGTTAAACTGCTGGAACACCATACCTGCTTCGGAACGCACGTAGTTAATATCAGTTTCTTTGGCGTAGAGATCATAACCATCCACAATGATAGAACCTGAAGTCAGTTCTTCGAGACGGTTAATACAGCGCAGAACAGTTGATTTACCAGATCCGGAAGGACCCAGAATTACCACAACTTCACCCTGCTTAACGTTCAAGTTTACGCCTTTAATTACTTCTATATCACCATAACTTTTATGCAAGTTACGGATTTCAATCATATTTGATGTATCACTCATAGAATGCTCCTAGCGGCTGCTGCGTGCCATCAATTTTTTTTCATACCAGCGTAATACTTTCGCGATAGAAAGCGTCATACAGAGGTAAACGATCGCTACAGTCAGGTATACTTCAAACGAACGGAAGTTAACCGCAACAATCTCCTGACCGGAACGGGTAAGCTCTGCTACACCGATAACGGTAAGAAGTGAGGTATCTTTAAGCGAAATAATAAACTGGTTCCCCAGTGGTGGAATCATACGGCGAAAAGCCTGTGGCCAAATAATAGAGATCATAGTCTGATGGCGGGTAAGTCCGATAGAACGCCCCGCTTCAAATTGTCCTGCATCAATAGATTGAACTGCGCCACGAACAATTTCCGCAATATAAGCACCGGAGTTAACAGCAATGGTGATAATACCTGCTGTGATAGGATCAATACGAACTCCGGTAACAAGCGGTACACCAAAATACAGGAACAAAGCCTGGACAATCATCGGGGTACCACGAATAATTTCTATATAAATGCCCGCAAGAGAGCGATTAAGCTTATTCTGAGAAAGACGCCCCAAGCCTGCGACTGTACCAATAATAAAACCAATCGCAAGGCCAAGGAGAGTGATATAAATAGTCAGTTCAACCCCTTCAGTAAGAAGCGGAAGAGTTTCTAACATCACTGCTGGTTTAAACTGAAATGCCATAAAATGTATCTGCCTTTGGGTACGTTAGC contains:
- a CDS encoding UvrD-helicase domain-containing protein, translating into MKQFRADLHIHSRFSRATSKKLTPRHLAAWAEVKGLDVLGTGDCTHPEWLDELEDQLVEDSQSGLFRLKDTTDLGKEIPRFGDTPMNGRSLFMLQGEISSIYKRGGKVRKVHNLVYMPTFEAARKFSNRLGEIGNITSDGRPILGMDSRDILDLVLDTHPLAFLIPAHIWTPWFSLFGSKSGFDTIEECFGDYASEIFALETGLSSDPEMNWLWSALDRFALVSNSDAHSGDKLGRECNLFAGDISFEGMYRSLRGEGLGHKFLGTMEFFPEEGKYHLDGHRKCNVVMEPRETLTRDGICPVCGKPLTVGVLHRVLSLADRDTPKQPAKAGDFSSLIPLPELMGEVLGVGPKTKKVMTLYAEAIPKLGSEMAILRDVPEEDIKKVHPLLAEAVGRMRRGDVLRQPGFDGEYGVVRVFSQKERDEFKHGKSLIDVPEKVSGLTPEEEASITPVFEAAVQQRQEEPERIRYNEAQQLAITSAPEPVLVLAGPGTGKTRTLIGRIEHLLEAGVKARQILALTFTRRAAQELTTRLADSVQNELSIPRADTLHGLAFEYWQNSYSDAPTLLSEESSKRVFGEANADASKQQCKKSWEIISLCRERMEECPVEQQAAYNNYSSLKNSWNLADYTDLLEFWLESLRNNVFVRQWTHVLVDEIQDLSPLQLAVVRELVSQDEQNGQGFFGIGDPDQSIYGFRGAHGGVEAYLSKELPSLNTIQLFENYRSSKQIVDYAGALMQPAREAQPIEAKKSTEAEVRMFEAPTSEAEASWIGEQIRGLLGQTSHSLQDSRQERLLGGELSPGDIAVLVRFKALIPVISQTLNRLGIPCAVPEQEAFWVDPRVELILAAAGRFVGISSDEGEEQITCPDAVLAKGPQGIAVYMEDILPFDRLFWKSTAFNQLVKHYKEHKGWVGLLNWINLQTELDLVRQKSEKVQIMSIHASKGLEFKAVFLPALEDGIMPYSGMNTLTGTASSTPDHYDIDEERRLLYVAITRAEQLLFLSHSGKRMIYGHTVHLSPSRFLTDLPNDGLMHSALKAKKKHKETQLSLL
- a CDS encoding amino acid ABC transporter ATP-binding protein, translated to MIEIRNLHKSYGDIEVIKGVNLNVKQGEVVVILGPSGSGKSTVLRCINRLEELTSGSIIVDGYDLYAKETDINYVRSEAGMVFQQFNLFPHLSVLQNITIGLIKVRKMDKAEADKIALSLLDKVGLPDKAAAYPDQLSGGQKQRVAIARSLAMNPKVILFDEPTSALDPELVGEVLDVMKKLADEGMTMVVVTHEMGFAREVADRVIFIADGVIQEEEAPDEFFSNPKHPRLKDFLGKL
- a CDS encoding amino acid ABC transporter permease; the protein is MAFQFKPAVMLETLPLLTEGVELTIYITLLGLAIGFIIGTVAGLGRLSQNKLNRSLAGIYIEIIRGTPMIVQALFLYFGVPLVTGVRIDPITAGIITIAVNSGAYIAEIVRGAVQSIDAGQFEAGRSIGLTRHQTMISIIWPQAFRRMIPPLGNQFIISLKDTSLLTVIGVAELTRSGQEIVAVNFRSFEVYLTVAIVYLCMTLSIAKVLRWYEKKLMARSSR